A stretch of the uncultured Campylobacter sp. genome encodes the following:
- a CDS encoding aspartate carbamoyltransferase catalytic subunit, with protein sequence MSYTKKDLVTAANLTKDEIYHFLNLAKEFKALNNSETKKAKSLYGKTTVNAFFENSTRTRTSFEIAAKRLGADAINFTASNSSTKKGETLIDTVHNIVAMKTDVVIVRHYSSGAAKFIAENTDAHVVNAGDGLNEHPSQALLDLFTILENRGSLENLTVAIIGDIFHSRVARSNIYVLKTLGAKVKLFGPPMFLTGMEAFGCQICSDMQGAIEDSDVIIMLRIQLERQDDEIAFPSVREYSKFFGLTASKMQYAKEGVMILHPGPINRGVEINSDVADDPRYSHVLNQVENGVAVRMAILDTLIKNKGAK encoded by the coding sequence ATGAGCTATACCAAAAAAGACCTCGTAACCGCTGCAAATTTAACCAAAGACGAAATTTACCATTTCCTAAATTTAGCCAAGGAGTTTAAGGCATTAAACAACTCCGAGACCAAAAAAGCCAAGTCGCTCTACGGCAAAACGACCGTAAACGCCTTTTTCGAAAACTCGACTAGGACGCGAACGAGCTTTGAGATCGCAGCTAAGCGCCTCGGAGCCGACGCTATAAATTTCACCGCCTCAAACTCCAGCACCAAAAAGGGCGAAACGCTCATCGACACCGTCCACAACATCGTCGCGATGAAAACGGACGTCGTCATCGTGCGCCACTACAGCTCGGGCGCAGCTAAATTTATAGCTGAAAATACCGACGCTCACGTCGTAAACGCGGGCGACGGCCTAAACGAACACCCTAGCCAAGCGCTGCTTGATCTTTTTACCATACTGGAGAATCGCGGCAGTCTAGAAAATCTCACGGTCGCCATCATCGGCGATATCTTTCACAGCCGCGTAGCTCGCTCAAACATCTACGTCCTAAAAACGCTCGGAGCCAAGGTCAAGCTCTTTGGCCCGCCGATGTTTTTAACTGGCATGGAGGCTTTCGGCTGTCAAATTTGCTCCGATATGCAAGGGGCGATCGAGGACTCGGACGTCATCATCATGCTACGCATCCAGCTCGAGCGTCAGGATGACGAGATCGCATTTCCGTCCGTGCGCGAATACTCCAAATTTTTCGGCCTAACCGCTAGTAAAATGCAATACGCCAAAGAGGGCGTCATGATCCTGCACCCGGGTCCGATAAATCGCGGCGTCGAGATAAACTCTGACGTAGCCGACGATCCGCGCTACTCGCACGTACTAAATCAGGTCGAAAACGGCGTCGCCGTCAGGATGGCGATCCTAGATACTCTCATCAAAAACAAAGGCGCAAAATGA
- a CDS encoding dihydroorotase, producing the protein MKTLIKNGTIVNHNSSQKANILIDGDKIALITADEPSADNVIDASGKLVMPGLIDMHVHFRDPGLEYKDDINTGSETAVAGGVTTCCPMANTNPVNDNAVVTRDMVAKAKARGLIDLLPIGAITSKMDGKKCVEMGDMTQAGAVAFSDDGLPVASSDVMRYALEYSKHFGSFVINHSQDCSLCRGGHMNEGRVSAILGIKGMPREQEEIMVSRDLLLAKLTGGHIHIAHVSSEWSLKLIAQARAAGINVTCEATPHHFTYTEDELLGYDTNFKMSPPLRTKSDVEAIREGLKSGLIDVIVTDHAPHHNDEKFLEFDKAPFGILGLQTLVPMTLDLVRDGVIDYEKMAALTSYNAAKILKLKDKGVIAEGYLADIAIIDPGFEYLYDKNLNKSKSQNSPLLGKTLKGAAVITIKSGKTVFEFPNVVA; encoded by the coding sequence ATGAAAACTCTCATCAAAAACGGCACGATCGTAAATCATAACAGCTCGCAAAAAGCAAACATCCTGATAGACGGCGACAAGATCGCTCTCATCACGGCTGACGAACCCTCAGCTGATAATGTAATAGACGCTAGCGGCAAGCTCGTGATGCCGGGCCTAATCGATATGCATGTGCATTTTCGTGATCCGGGCCTTGAGTACAAAGACGACATAAACACGGGCTCCGAGACTGCGGTCGCCGGCGGCGTGACCACCTGCTGCCCGATGGCAAATACAAATCCCGTAAACGACAACGCCGTCGTCACACGCGATATGGTAGCTAAGGCAAAAGCTCGCGGCCTCATCGACCTGCTTCCTATCGGCGCGATAACTAGCAAGATGGATGGCAAAAAGTGCGTAGAGATGGGCGATATGACGCAGGCGGGTGCAGTGGCGTTTAGCGACGACGGCCTACCCGTAGCTAGCAGCGACGTGATGAGATACGCGCTTGAATACTCAAAGCACTTCGGTAGCTTCGTCATCAACCACTCCCAGGACTGCTCGCTATGCCGCGGCGGCCATATGAACGAGGGGCGCGTCTCGGCGATACTAGGCATCAAAGGCATGCCGCGCGAGCAGGAAGAAATCATGGTCTCGCGCGATCTGCTGCTAGCCAAACTAACAGGCGGCCACATCCACATCGCGCACGTTAGCTCCGAGTGGTCGCTAAAGCTCATCGCGCAGGCGCGCGCAGCCGGCATAAACGTGACCTGCGAGGCGACGCCGCACCACTTTACCTACACCGAGGACGAGCTACTAGGATATGATACGAACTTTAAAATGTCGCCGCCGCTTCGCACAAAATCAGACGTAGAGGCGATTAGAGAGGGGCTAAAAAGCGGCCTAATCGACGTCATCGTGACCGACCACGCCCCGCACCATAACGACGAGAAATTTTTAGAATTCGACAAGGCGCCCTTTGGAATACTCGGCCTGCAAACCCTCGTGCCTATGACGCTAGATCTAGTTAGAGACGGCGTGATAGACTATGAGAAAATGGCGGCTCTGACGTCTTATAACGCGGCTAAAATTTTAAAACTAAAAGACAAAGGCGTGATCGCAGAGGGCTACCTCGCCGACATCGCGATAATCGATCCGGGTTTTGAGTATCTCTACGACAAAAACCTAAATAAATCAAAATCCCAAAACTCCCCGCTGCTAGGCAAGACGCTAAAAGGCGCGGCGGTAATCACGATAAAAAGCGGAAAAACGGTGTTTGAGTTTCCAAACGTCGTAGCGTAA